The segment agctgcatcGCAGCCGGACAGGGCCAGGGCAGGAAGAGGAAGCGCGGCACTGCCGGAGAGCCCCTCCGCCCGCCATCTGCCCCACACCCCGCACAGCCCACCGAGGGCCTGGGGCATGTCCTGCCTGGCCCACCGGAGCCCCACGGCCCGAGGAAACTGCCCTGTCTGTCTTCTACCGACGATGTGGGGCAGTGATGCCAGTTGCACGGTGAACCACCTCGGCAGGTCCTGCCCGTGAGGAGCTCCGGCACAGTCAGGCACTGGCCAGGGGGTGCTCCCGGGCTGTGGCGAGGGCAGCCCACCCCATCCCGCTCTCTGTTCCCGACAGCCTCTTCCCGACAGCCTCGTCCAGCCCCTCTCTCCCCACACACGTGCAGTGCCGTGGCTCCTGTCCCAGCCCGTGGCTTCGTGgggcttcccagctgctcccgTGGGTCATTGGCAAAAAGACCAGGGGTGAGcgtggcaggggctgccccacagcacccactgCCCGCCTGCCACCGGCCCCTGGCTGTGCAGGCGATGGCCACCCCAGCCACCCTtggtgctgcctggctggctgcacaccggggtgggtggtgggctgggctgagctgagaCCCCGGCCTCGGGCCCCACACGCGGCAGGGTGGCTGGGTGAGCGGTGGGGCGAGGTGTGGAGCCCCTGGCCGCCGTGGCCACCCCCGGCACACTTaccccagagcagcaggagccctCGGGAGAGCCGGCTGGAGCCCATCTGCGTGCGTGGTGCCATCCTGCAAAAGCCTGCCGGCTAACGACCGGGACAAGTATTTCAATGGAAATAACAGGAAGCAACTCCTTTCCTCTGACAGGGGCAGTTTGACTACAGGAGACGTGTGAAAAATGAGATTGCTGAGCGCTGCTTTAAAGCGGCTCTCCCGGCAGGACCCTGCCGCTGCGCTCCACCGTGCCGGCCCCCGTGGGCATCGCTCCCGGTGCCCGGGCAGCTCACACCTCACCCGGTGGCCCGGAGGCTCCGTTCCCCACGCCGCACGTCCAGTTTTACGAGGCTGCTATTTGTTTACTTGTGTATTTCTCTTTAATCCTGTCTGGGCTGGGTTGTGAAATCCCTCGTCTCCTGCgtggagggcaggcagcccgGCAGCCGGGGGGAGTGGACGGGGAAGCGTAATGTCCCCGGACAGGcgctgctgcctgggcacagggaCAGCGGGGGGACCCACGGCCCTGACACCGTGTGCTCGGGCTCACGCTGACACCTGCCCCATGGCCGACAGCGTGACCTGCCCGTGGGTGTGCGGCtggatgcaggcagggaggtggggagagggcAGAGACTTGGCCGACATCGCCCACCCTCGCCTCTGACGCTTTCCTCCTGCACCACCCAGCCCGATGCCCACCGGGCTCTGCCGGAGCCCCTTGCTCCCACCGCATCCCCACCGATGATGACCCCAAGCCCCATGGGGCTGCGGCATCCCCGCCTGAGGACCGGGCTGAGGCCGGCTGAGCTCATTTCACCTCTGGCCTGGAACAGAGCAAGAGCCCAAAATCTTCCCCTTTAACAGCCAGCCCGCGGGACACAGAGCGGAGCGGGGCGTGATGAGGGCCAGCTCGGCCGGACCCTCCCTGCTGTGGAAAGATGATCTCGCTGGGCTTCACGCTCCCCGGCATGCAGCCTGGCAGAGCCGCCTGACCCTCCCCGGGACGCGGCGGCCGCTGCTCCAGGGCACTGCAGGACCTTTCACGGGCGAGCGGCCACATCTGGAAGCCATCAGGCCCTGGCGCTCTGGGGGCCGCAGGCTCGGAGCCCCCCGGTCCTGCTCTTTGTTGAAGCCAGCGGAGCCTCCGGCCGGGTGGCAGGAGCCTCTGCCAGGGAGACACCCAATGATCTCAGCGCGGTCCTGGGGCCGGGAcggccgcccccctccccgggtgTCCGGAGGGGatgggcagggatgggatgggcagggacaggatgggcagggacaggaaggtggcagccagccaaggcccagcccccaacccccccacccccccctgcagcctggcatcCCCAGCgttccctgccagcccccaccccagggtgctgaggAAGGGGCTCAGCCCACACAGGGCGAGGACACAGCGCCCCAGACCCTCCTCCTGACACTGCCCCCCTACCCAGGGCAGATACAGGCACCCAGAGCCCCAGGTCCAGCCGTCCCTTGTGCCACGGGACCCactccagccccagggacacccAGACCCCcgtcccagctctgccttgcccCCTCACCCTCAGCCCACTCATTAgttcccagggctgggagggaagggggctgtTGCCAGCCTCTCGCGGGCATGgaagcaggcaggggctgggcagctgCCCGCCGGGGTTTGAGCCCCTCTCCGGGCTCTGCTGAGCGTGAGGGCTGCTGCAAGGGGCACGAGGCAGCTGAGCCCCACGgccacagccacagccatgCCAGGGGGCAGCGCGCCCAGCCGGGGGGACCCAGCCCCCGTGCAGTTGGTGAAGTACTCAGCGTGGACCTGCAGGAAGAAGGTGTCGAGGGCAGTGTTGGGCCaggggcaggagagcagctgggccagcagctgggtgCAGCTGGAGAGCTCGCTGTAGGTGCTGTGGAGGGGGCAGTGTGAGGCCAGCCTGCCGGGACAGGGACACATCCACCGCAGTGGCCCCATGGCAGCCCCGCCACCGCAGCTGACACCGACCCACCTGCTGATCTGGTCCCAGCGGCAGCGGCTGCCCTCAGGGATGGCCATGAGGGTGGCGTGGAAGGGGGCCCAGCAGTAGAGGGAGATCCAGTCCTGGTAGGTGTCCTGGCAGCCAGCTGCCCCCCCAggcacctccagcagccctgcacagcaccgGCCAGACCCTGGGATGCTGCCctgcccccagctctcccaccaAGCCCGATTTTGGGGGGGGCTGTTTGGGGTCACGCCTGGGAAACACTCCCAGTTTAGCCCACCATGGGGGTCCCATGCGGGAGTCCACCCTGTGGCCCTGGGGGTCCCAcactggggctgcctgcagctgcgGGGGCCCCATGGACTCAGCCAAGCTGGGACCGGGGCTCTCGTGAGCCCAGCACAGGTTGCATGGGGCCCGCCGAGGTCTGTGGGCGGATGGGGAGGACAGCCAGGGTCGCAGGAGGGCAGCTCTACTCACCGTCCTCGTCCAGGTACAGGTAGTGACCTGGAAGGACAGATGGTGCTGTCAGCGCCGGCAGGACCCAGGGGACCAGGCGAGTGGGGCCCTGTCCCCCAGGGGTGCAGACaccccctctgccagcagcagagcccgCGGCCGTGGCAATGCCCCAGCAGCCGGGGCCAGAGCCGTGCTGGGCCGATGGCACCAGGGTCTTACCTTCGTCCTCGAGGTCCCCGTACTCAGCATCCCCGTGCCCTGCAGCAATGAGACgcagggtgccagggctgcacagccaggcacagcccacTGCCCAGCTGGCTTTGGGGCATGAGCTGGGGTGGTCCCAGCACACCGGAgacccctcctcctcctcccaggccAAGCAGAGGTGACTGGGCCAAAAGGAGGGAAGGGCAGCCAGGGCTCCTGGCTCTGCGTTGGCCTTTGCCACCGGGGCAGAGCAGTTTCTGAGCAAACACCAACCCGTGGGCAGGGAAGCACTCAGCAAACCCTGCCCAGAGCATCCTCTGACGATGGGGGGGCCAGGGGAGCTGCCACCCAGCAcggatggggtgggatggggtggggtaGAAATGAGCCAGGGACCCGGTGGGGACTCAGTGCCCAACCAGACCCTGTGGCCGACACCCTGAGTGCCTCCGCGCAGCCCCTCCggctgcgcccccccccccccccctccgtgcagcagctcccaccccgGGCTGCCCTTACCCcgctggagcagaggcaggagcaggggaaggagcaaGGGAAGGAGCCGGCAGCGGAGCAGCCGCATCCCGGGGAGCATCATCCCACGCCGGGACCGCTGCAGCCGAGCTGGGGCTACGCCCGCGGATTTATCCCGATCCCCGGCCCGGCTCCGAGCCAATGCCCGGGAAGGTCGGGAGGACAccgggctccccccgcccccgcctgACTCAGCGAAGCTCCGACGGCATCAGATGCGGGCCCGCGTCGGGGCCACCTCCCCCGCGCTGAGAAGCGGCTCCCCGGAGACTGGAGCGCCCGGAGCCGCGGAGTCAGCgccctggggcagcccccagcccccgtcCGACGGgtcccgctccccgccgccggggccccCGGGGCAGGAAAGCCGCCGCCAACAGCCGCTTCCTGCCCGGCGCCGCCGCAGGAAGCCCggggcccgcccggccccgccagcACCCCGCCGCGATACGGCACCCGCCTTCCCCGTTACACCGGGCCCGTCGCTGCCTGCGCCGCGGCCCCGGTGgcggggatggggaggggggacagaaGGTCAACCGGCATCACCCCTCGTCCCATGGGACCGAGCAGTAGGGTCGGGTCATGGGCGAGCCCACGGCACCGAGCTGGTACCGGGGCGGGCTGGGCACCGGGCTCGGAGCCACCGGGTCGATCCGTTCCCACAGCCGGGGGCAGGGGATTCTCCGGGCTGAAACAAGCCCGCGGGGCTTCACCCGGTTTCTGCCGCTATGGACctgcgccccgccccgccgggggagCCCCGGTCGGGCCGGTCGGCGCGGGACCGACCGGGGctcccccggcggggcggggcgcggcgcggcttGGGGCGATGGGGCGTGGTCTGGGGAGAGGAGGCGTGGCTTTATATGAGGAGGCGTGGCTTGAGACAGGGCGGGGCTGTCCCGGGGCGTGGCGCATGCGCAGTCGCGCAGGGGAGCGCGGCCTCCCCCTGGCGCGATGGCCGAGGAGTGAGtgcgggcggggaggggccgggccgggccgacGGCGCGGGGGGGACCGGGGGTCCGGGGAGCCCCGCGGTACCgcctggggatgggggtggcGAGGCCGGGCCCTGCTGCCCCGCTCCTGCGGCGCCGGCCGGCCTTGGCCCGCTGCAGTGCGTGTTACCCCTGAGCCCCCCCGTCGGTGCTGCGGCTCCCGGGGCGGGGTGGGGCGGCTGGGAGCCCCCCGGTGCTGTCGCCGGGCCGGGCCTTGTGGCTTcctgggtggggggagcagggacagagccAAGCCGGGGGTGCACCGCTGcccaaccccctcctccccaggcctGCAGTCCCCAGCGGTGCAtcccggggggggggctccccccAGCGAACATCCCCTGGGCCCGATCCGGGGCAGGCGGGAGGTTCTGCCTGTGGTGGGGTCCCGGTCACTGGCTTCActcctgctgcatcccaccTCCACCAGCCCTCCAGCCTTTCCAGCTGTGGGGGGTCTGTAAATAGAGGGCTGGTGTggatttgcatgtttttttcctagttaaAGTCTATGATGCATTTAAAATCcacaaggatttattttctctaataGTGCCTGTTTACAGGATTAAGCTCTCCATCGTTTGCTAGTTATTCTTTCTgtacttttacagaaaaatggaaatcgCCGCTCCTCCGACATCAAAGTGTATTAtatactggaaaagaaaagtcAAGTCTGAATATATGCGTCTTCGGCAGCTCAAGAGGTTTCAGGCGAACATGGGAGCCAAGGTAAAGGCAGAGGTAGCCCCGGCTGACGGGTATTTCCTAAATACTTTGCTTTAGCTTATGGTATTTGAGCAGCTCTTGGAGGGGTGCTTCATCCTGAGAGCTGATCAGCTCAGCTGGAGTTGCAAGCTGGGTAAGTTGGAAGAGATACCGCTGCTCCTCATCCTCCGTGATTAGCCCTGAGCTGTGCCATCAGCATCTGTTGTACGCAGAAGTCGGTCAGCTAACGACTACCAGCGGACTCATTTCTACTTGTTCTTTAAAGTATTTCCCTGCTTGAACCTGAGTCGGTGGGTTTTGGCTGACTTACTCCGGCGCTCCTCTTCTTGGCAGGCAGGATTTTAGAAGAGGTTGGCTGGGATCATCAGGAGTTATCAAAAGCTACGGGCTGTTGGGTAGATTTTGTAGATTTGCTAGTCTTGTACCAATGCTGAGTTTAATTGGGATTCCTTCTAATCGGCATCATCAGTTTGAACTGCTCTGCCTTGCATACGTGTTGGTACTTGAAGGAAAATCTCAGGAGGGGTTTTAATGTTCTCGGTGTGACTTCTTAAATTGCAAGTGCTGCTCTCTCTCGCCGCAGTCTCTGTTTGTGGCCAACTTCGCGAAGGTTCATGAAAAGACTCAAATTCTGAATGAAGACTGGAAGAAGCTTCGGGTCCAGCCGGTGCAATTGATGAAGCCGGTCAGCGGGCATCCGTTCCTAAAACAGGTGTGGAGCAGGAAagggacacagcagcagaaagtatGGACTCTAGAACCAGGGCTTCGCACGGAGTTGTGAGGATACGGGGTTGTTTTTCATGTGTGCTGTCCTGTGTCAGTGTCAGGCCGTGCCTTGCGCTCTTCTGGGATGCAGAAATGGGCAAAAAAAGGCAACCCAAAGGGTTTTCCTGTGAGGGAGTCCCCAGGAGTGAATGTGGGGTTTCCGTGTGTTTGTCCTGAAGTGTGATTTTTACCCTCTGCCTGCAACTGCTTCCCAGTTTCctcactgcccttctctgtaTTCCAGTGTACAGTTGAGAGCATTTTCCCGGGATTTCCAAGCCAGACGCTGTACATGAGGACCCTGAACACGGTGGCGCTGGTGCCCATCATGTACTCCTGGTCCCCGCTCCAGCAGAATTTCATGGTACGTagggaggtgctggggtgcAAGGTCTCGGTGCGGTTGCGGTGTAATTATTGCTTGGTTGTGGGGTGATGATGCTTTCTTCAGCTCACTTGTTTCAAACGATGTCTGCTCGAGAGGTGATGGAAAATACTGGTTTAGTTGCTTGTTTTGTTGAATCCCACAAAACAGCCTTGAATCCGCGTTGTCTTACCCAGGTAGTCTCTCCTTTACACCTGACTCCTTGATAGGGTCACCGTTATTCCATAGGATTTAAGGGGTAAATAtgttttgggggtgttttgttttcttcttaagatTGTTCTTCCCTTTTAAATGAAGAGTTGTATTTCTTAGCTAGATCCTTTCCTTTGTGACTGGATTACCCTGCTGGTCTCATCATAAAGATGCTACCGAGGATTAGTTCTTCGGTCGCTACCAGTAAGGGGAGTGATTTAAATGCCGATTTTGATGTGGCATAGTTGGGATTATTTGTTAAACAAGCAGGTGGTGCGTGGCTAGCCTGGCTCTTTGCCTGGCGTGGGGTGTGGATGTGTTCCTGGCAGGCTCTCTGAAGCCTCCTGTGGCACTGGGGGACGGTGGTGCCACAGCAATGAAGGCCCAGCGTCCTTGCTCCTGTGGTTAACGTGACAGTGCTCCTCAGCTTTGGCTTTGGCCCTCCATGGAGCAAGTTACTGGTTCGCCTTTCACCGTTCCAGTTCTACTCTGCCTTGAATGCGATCCCTCTGACACTTTTTGGCTGTTTATTATTCTTGGCAACATGTGTGTTTCTGAGTTTCTGTAAGCCTTGGAGGCACTGctcttctttttcaaagcaaattgcACTTTCAGGGGTCAGAGTTATGCTTCTGGCGTGGGATAACAGTGAAATGTCAGTGATGAGACATGTGAAACCGGAGCTGGGGAGGCCGAACCTTTGCTTTGTCCAGTGCTGTCTGCAGGTCTGAACGGACAGGAGCAGCCTCGGGtgcacagcctggctggagaCCAGTAAGCACTGGTTTTCTGAACTGCGTCTGGTCTCTTTTCAGGTGGAGGATGAAACCGTTCTGTGTAATATCCCTTACATGGGAGATGAGGTGAAGGAAGAAGATGAAACTTTCATTGAAGAACTCATTAATAACTATGATGGGAAGGTTCATGGAGAGGAAGGTAATCTAGGAGCAGTCAGCACTGTCCATTCAGACTCTTGTAAACAACATATCAAAGTAGTTAAAATGTCAAAAGGTGGCAGCAGTAACCAGCTTTTCTGTGGAGCTCTTAGGGCAGAAAACCAGGAACACGCCTGCGGGTCTGGTTTGCAAGGACTCGGTCCTGCTTTTTGATACCCCGCTCCGTTCTAGGCCCGAGGTGCTCTGGAGCTGATGCTTCTGCTCACGGGGGTTCACAGGTGTGCTCTGGGATGCTGAAAAATGTGCTAACGGTTAGGAGGAGCTCGGCAAACTCATTCCACTTGTGACCTTAGCCAAGACTTTAATCAgccttttcagaaattaaaaaagccaGTATGATTCCCTacagtgctgcctgccccatCATAAAACTCTGcctggagggaggaaggcaggggaaAGCTCTCTGGTGTGGCCTGCCCTCTGATTGCTAAAAATGATACTACTCCTGTGGCTCTCTAGCATTAAAATCCCGCCTATCCCTGCAAAATTAAGAGGAAGGTTCTGGTTGCTAATGGTGTTGTGGGGCTGGCTTGTGATTTACCACCGTGAGGAGTGTGGAAGACGGTGGCGCTTGCGCAAACCGACTGACATCTCTGTGTTTTAGAAATGATTTCAGGGTCAGTCCTCATCAGTGACGCTGTGTTCCTGGAGCTAGTGAACGCCCTGAATCAGTACTcggatgaggaggaggaaggacacAACGATTCTGAGGTTAAACAGGAGGATGGGAAAGAGGAGCTGCCGgtcacaaggaaaagaaagcgAATTGCAGTGGAAGGTGGGTCTGACCACAGAAATTGGGGTTATGTTGGTCATGTTTCCATCCTGCCCTGCCCGAgtagctggctgctgctctcctgacGTCACTGGTGGTTATTAACGTGTTGCTAAGGGTAGCGACCAGCTTGGCAAGTTCTGGCGTGGTGGCAGtcaaaagcagaagggaaatcAGTTGTTCTCACTGTCCCCTGTGGACAGGGTGAGAAGTCGCCAGCTTAAAGTGTGGTGAGGAAGAATTTAGATGAGTCATctggaaaaacatttcatgGTAAGATTAGTAAAGCAGCAGGGTATTATCCGAGGAGGCTGTGGGATCTCTGCTGATGGAGGTTTTAAAGTGCAAGCACCTGTCAGTGAGTTTGGAGGTAGATCTGATTCTGCTGTAGGCCAGGGAGGTGGGGACCCTCTCAAAGCCTTTCCAGACCTGTTTTCCACATATTagtgctcctcttccctcctttgTGCCACCTGGAGGTCTTACTGCATGGGGAAAGCTCTGGTTTGTGGGATTTTCATGTGTCCTGGGTGACCTTAGGAACGCTGACTGGTAGTTTCATCTTTGTCTTTGGTTTGTAGCGATGCGGGTACAGCACAAATACCAGGAGCTTTCGCGGATGTAGAAAAGCATTGTCTGCAAATCCTGTCTTGGTAGAGATAAAGAGGAATACTCTTAAGAAGTCGTTAGCACTTCCATCAAATCCTTACActgctctgaaagcagcagtgtgcGCTGCATCTGGAAGTGGCTTAGCCTGCTTGCAGGAGAAGAGGTTTATCTGTTGTGTATGGGATTATGTTTCTGCCTCTTAAAATACAGTCCTGAGTACCTACTGGAATCGCTCGctgtggaggaaggaaagaCCCGTTCGCACCCAGCTTAACTGAGGAAttgtctgtcttctttttcttaggTAACAAGAAGTGTTCAAAGAAGCGGTTTCCAAATGACATGATATTTACTGCTATTTCTTCTATGTTTCCCGAGTACGGCTTCCCAGACGATATGAAAGAGAGGTAGAAGATCTCTACTTAAGTTGTCTGTTACCTTTCTTAGCAAGAGTCGAAATCcgtatttcagaaaaaaaccagcactgtGCTCTGACCAGAAAGTAGAGCTCGGCTGGCCGCAGGCACCGCGAGCAGAGCGGTTTCGGAGCGTTAGAAACTTGAGTTTTCAGCCTCAAGGCAGCTGGGTCGGAGTCCTGCTGGCCCAGTTAGTACCGTAGTCGTGTAAAACGCCCCGGATTAGGAAAGCGTGCCCATCTGTGGGTGTCTCTGTTTGTCGAATAGGTACCGGGAGCTCACGGAAGTGTCGGACCCGAACGTGCTGCCGCCGCAGTGCACTCCCAACATCGACGGGCCGTGCGCGAAGTCGGTCCAGCGGGAGCAGTCCCTGCACTCCTTCCACACCCTCTTCTGCCGCCGCTGCTTCAAATACGACTGTTTTCTGCATCGTAAGTGCAGTCTCGGCCGGACGCTTCCCTAGAGCccttttctcctcatttttcCTCAGTGCTTCATACCTCTGTACGCCTTGCTTagtgtctgtgctgcagtctTTAGAGGGTGGTGCCTCCCCGGAGTTTGCAGTGGAGCCTTAGGAGCTGACAGGTGCCCAGAAGCCTTTTATAAAGACGGCTCCACTCATTTCCTCAAACGGATGGTAAAGCGACCTGCGTGGCCGTCCCCTCTTTCTCACCATTGTTCAGCACGCCGCGTTCGAGCCTCCTGGCAGTTTGT is part of the Falco naumanni isolate bFalNau1 chromosome 18, bFalNau1.pat, whole genome shotgun sequence genome and harbors:
- the LOC121098925 gene encoding uncharacterized protein LOC121098925 isoform X1 translates to MMLPGMRLLRCRLLPLLLPLLLPLLQRGHGDAEYGDLEDEGHYLYLDEDGLLEVPGGAAGCQDTYQDWISLYCWAPFHATLMAIPEGSRCRWDQISRSTLSTSPTARGLGPPGWARCPLAWLWLWPWGSAASCPLQQPSRSAEPGEGLKPRRAAAQPLPASMPARGWQQPPSLPALGTNEWAEGEGARQSWDGGLGVPGAGVGPVAQGTAGPGALGACICPG
- the LOC121098925 gene encoding receptor activity-modifying protein 1-like isoform X2, whose translation is MMLPGMRLLRCRLLPLLLPLLLPLLQRGHGDAEYGDLEDEGHYLYLDEDGLLEVPGGAAGCQDTYQDWISLYCWAPFHATLMAIPEGSRCRWDQISSTYSELSSCTQLLAQLLSCPWPNTALDTFFLQVHAEYFTNCTGAGSPRLGALPPGMAVAVAVGLSCLVPLAAALTLSRARRGAQTPAGSCPAPACFHARERLATAPFPPSPGN